The nucleotide sequence tgacctgatttctcatttatttattctaaccttgaagtttttgaaattaattattgactTCGCACTACATACGAAGAATTCAATAGAACCTATTTCGTTgctaaaacgtcctctatctTCGCTTTTTATATAGTGTTAACAAAATTGCAAGTAGCTCTAATAATTTCCTTTCGTTTTAAGCAAATTCTGTATTCTTATTTTAGGATTATTTagattttgtatttatttggggaacagaacgaataggTTTCAATGCAAATAtcgttataattattaaattggaTTGATATTGTTCAAAATTGTAACGTAAATGTTGTAACCTTTGTTTAATTATCACTAGTGGTAGGGACAACACACACTTTTTTGACGACGCGTTTACAAACACCATTGATTGTTTTAATCGAAACTGCACGTACTATACCGTCACTACCTGGATGAGTGGCCACGACACGTcccaattttcatttcaaaatagattttcatCGATTAAAATGACCATAGTGCCGATGGTTAGGTGGAGTTGTCGTATTCGATGCCCTTTAGGTCTAGTTTATAACTggtttaaatattatttgtaccATCTCGTCCAAAAATGTAGCTGGATCTGTTGAATTCGTAGCCAGCGAGATAATCTGCAATAAGGTATATCGCGCCAATCACTTTCCAGAAGAGATGTTGACATTGCTCCGATTAGAAAATGACCTGTGGTTGGTGGCTCTAGATTATTAGGATCTTGGGATGAGGGAAATATTGGTCTGGAATTAAGACAAGCTCAAATGCATGTTAGCAATGTATAAAACTCTTCGTATGTTAGAGAAGCATCCCCAACTAAACGGCGAAGATGATGTTTAACACATCTAACCGCTCTTTTCCATGAAATGGGGGGATTTTGTtagtatgaaattaaaatttgtcttttgatttgaaaatttatctttaatattattttgaaagttttgtaACTGAAAAATCTCCCGTTCGGCACCCGCAAAGTTAGTTCCGTTATCCGAATTAATATCAGCGATATTACCTCTtcgagaaataaaataaaacgtttCACTGAAGATAAAAATGCTTCTGTTGTTAATTCGCGTATTAGTTTTAGATGTATTTCTATAgaagagaaacaaataaaaagagcAATATATGCCTTTCTTTTGTGCATTCCGAATACGGCTTTCTTTAATTAAGATAGGGCCGGCATAATCAACCTCTGAAACATAAAAGGGACGCAATGGTTGCACTGTTTGCTTTGGCAATCATGGATTTAAGcttcattttattcaaatctctTCTATCTACTCATTCCTTGTTCAGTAATTTATATCTATGTTCCAGTTTTCttccttattttattatttttttttcacagatCCACATCTACCAGGAGTTTGACTACTACCAAGGATCCAACCAATACACTACTATCAACACACGAAATTCAACTCCAACAACTTGGAATTTAGTTGATGTCTACAACCATCCCAGCTTTTCATAGATAAGTCCTAGTTTCTATCTTTAGCATATATAAATTTGAGTTTGTTTTAATTGATAGAACTGCCTTTGTTCGTTGTGCTTTCttggataataataaatttattatttgttggaACCTTCTTCTTTTtaccaataaataataatttggagaATCGAGTCCGGGGATAGttcatttattaattcaattcataGGATGTTTCCAGCTTTTACAcctttttttatccattttaattTCGTTCCTTAAAAAGCGTCCAATTCAGTACCAATTGTTCACTCCATCTAAGTACCAGTTATTTATGTACTTCCACTAAAGCCGATTACCATTTCCCGAGAAAGAGTCTTCAGCCGGGGAAGTAAGCTTAggatatatttcataaaaattaacataaaaaacaaatataaactttattattaaataaataaacatacaaTGAAGCAATCTGATTTTCTACATATCCAAGTCTCGATTTCAAAAAAACCGAGATGTACTGGAGTATTTGAAATCATTAGAAGCAgtttaattcatataaaaaagcTCTTTGGCAGTTCAAGTTTATTTCTTCCGTAGATCCAACACTTCTACCGATGCATTGTTTTCTATTCTAACATGGTCGGCTTcctaaaaaaatcaattagaaCAATTTGTCAATTTATTGTTCAGTAAAAATAGTCAATTAAACACAATGTTAACTATGTTATTTCTTTTCAGTGGAACAAGCCCAATTTGAGGCCTCGGTTGCTACACTTAGCAATTGTACAAAGTCAGCCGCCTAGTTTGACACCTACATTTTCAAACTGATGCAGCAACAACTAGAATAATACATCAATAAGTTCACTATCGATCCTGTTCATATTTGGCAATTCTAGAACTAGTGAAATAATTTCTGTAGATTTAACAACATACTTTTCGCCAGTAATTTTGTCTCGCCTTCTTTAGTTTCATAGTAGAATAAGAAATGAGTAACAACACCTCATTTGGTATCACATGAAATGTTACTACTATCATTGGCACTACGGCCCTCAAAGAGCCTTCGTCTTGTCCACCACATTCCTCCAGTTATCACGGTCCAGCGCTCGACGTCTCCACCCCCTCACACCAAGCTCCCGAAGATCCTCTTCGCATCATCCAGCCATCGTTTGAGCGGTCACTGGCACTCGGCCCCCCGCTCCTCAGGCATACGCTCCAAGACTTCTGTCACGAGGCAGAGATCTTCATAGAGCCAGGTGCTCCTCGCGACTGTTCAGCACATAACAAACATGGAATGTTAGCCCTAAGATAAAACACCTCTCTAACCAAGACCCAACAAAGTGAACCAATATTATATGCAGATTAGTTGATTCCAGACAAACAACCCCGGGACAGAATcagaacataaaaaaaataaaaagagatgtAGCAATGAAGTTGATAGAAGACTGTAAGATAAAAGTGTCtaatataatgaattattgttagaaaagaaaatttttgcttatttattgaaattttttagcaaaaacgatttttttaaaataactatatTAAGAATGacaaactttttaattattagagaATTACTTACTGTAAAAAGTGGTGGATCAGTTGGATGTGGATGGAATCCATCTTGGTTGCAATTTGCAATGAATTTCAAACCATAATCAGGAGTTAAAATAAATATCCCAGttctaaaaataagaataaacaaTTCACAGGATAAAATacaatctaacctaaccattatttgaatttcaatatatttaaggTAATTATGAATAACAACTCCTTTAAATTATCCTTGGTTATATTACGCTATActgaaattcaattaatatcaaatatgcCAAATTTGAATTCATTTAGGAACATTTTATTTGATGATTGGTGATGTGTCCATTCCAAATGACCTCTAGAAAAGTCATGGTCTTTGATGCCCTGAGGTTAACAGAGATTTAGTTGAAGGTACTCTGGATTCAAAATGTTCTTATCATATTGCTTAAGTTAACATcaacatagaaaatattaatgaagCAAAGACATAGCAAGCCTTTGTATGCAAAAATCAGTCCTGATTAACATCAGTTGTCCTTCGACAGACCTGAAATGGTTTGTGAAAATTGGCATAGTAGCTGCAGCAATTTCATTAGAGATAAGAATAAGATTTTTGTGATATAGACCataacagaaaagaaaaaattgattttcaatacCAAGagtataattcaaaattaattaatcattgatatataaataaaagggGTGGTGTGGATAACAGGATAATACACAAGAAGACAAAAAAATCATCCATTTAGAATTTAATATGAGTTACTTCTTACTTACTCATTATACTTGGGTGAACACACAATGGCAATGGCTTCAGGCATCAGTAATTGATAAGGGCAATGTGTGTGAAGATCTACACTAGAAAGAAATGCTGTTTGAGTAGGATGTGtctgaaaaatgaagaaaaaaaatgtaatttaaatgattaaaatatcCTACTTAGATAAGTTAGAATACTAAACTTAGATCAGAGCTGAAGCctttaaaaatggtaaaaagtggaaaaataataatagaatgaaACCCATAGTTTCTCTACTCTGTCATATGTTAGCAGATTTCTCTTTTTATTGTGATTCCAACAAAATGTGTTAGTTTGTTAATCGTTTTTCAATTACAGCTTCCCTTAATTCATAGGTTCCTCTTAATCATCTCCCGTACTAATGGAATTCAAGCAGTGGTACACAAGACAGTGGTACACAAGACAAAAATATTCACCTCAGACAAACCCCAAATCAGAAAAAATCACAAAGCAAATTGGCTTCAAATTAGCCAATGCTCTCAGAATATGCAAGAAGCTAGAAGTGTGccaaattttattcacaattttgaaaaaacaacttttattttatacattttgtttattaatcaTTAGAATtcatttcaacattaaaacaataatgaaaggGATAACAAAATTAGgtaagattaaaaataaatttgtaaaaatttttataaatgccCAAACGTCGGGCAAATTCCCTGGCTTTTGCCCTTTTTATTAATGTACAACCCCATTGGGGATTTGTCCGGCTCACATCACTattattggaatatttaatttatatgttttacaacaaaatttttcgtatAAGGAAAGTGTCATATCTAAGTGTTAGTTATCTAAAATGAGgtaatagttttgaaaatattggtcGCAATAAATACCATAAACTGTAGTGAAAATATTGTAGTTAAAACCATTTTtgataaacataataaaatacataaaatgaaCACTTATGTAAATTCTACTTACATGAATCCATCCAATTGTAATAAGATTATGAACATCttgatattcaaatatttcttcttcattagTGGTACAACATGAGTCAGATGTTCCTTTTTGTTTAGGCAATATCATATGTGTAAtaattagttcatttttttcctaaaacatttttataatttaatgaataggtatattgaaaaataatattcgatttatagtttttatatattatttaccaGTTTTCCGCAAAGTACCCCACaggtttcaatatttttaaatgtattagACTGGGCAATAGCTTGGAATAAAGTCATAACTTGCACTGGTACTATGACAGGTCTAAGAATATTAGTATCGTATCTAAATATATTTGAAGGTTTTTTGGTTCTATCAATCTTAGGCACCTCAAATCCTCTAAAAAATGAAGTGTTAATCAAATCGATCtttgaacaatttaaaaaaaatttatcaagttcataataaaataaactaactaaacaaataaaatttttaacagaCTGGATTTTAAATCTGCTAATAAATCGATCTATccattaaaacaattattaggTAATAGgttaaaataccaaatttgttCAAAAGCGGTATATATGTAATTAGCTGTAATGGCGTGAAGTATATCAGGTAAACCAAAAAGATCTTTTAATGTCTGGTTTAAAGAGCATATAGCTCATTTAAATTATGGAGGTACTGAAAAATCAAGTATGGCAGATCTTGCTGCCAGtcatcatgaaataaatatgaataatgtacaattgttaaaaaatgtatccaataataaattatttatttgaaagtcttgaaattgttaaatgtaaaaacagtttaaatagggCCAGAGGTCCTAagccttacagcccactctacaGTTTAGTAGTTAAGgtataaatgtgaagattcgcACTGAAGaggtgaaattatttttcacgtaAGAAGGTTCATTGGTaggaaaatttagtaaaaaaaaggTAAGTCGAGTAAATAGGTTTTAGCTTATCTTCAATATCTGAACATGATTACTTTGTTATGAAAATGGGGGTTAGGCAGTTTAATTGTGTATGTTGGTGCAGTGGTAGTCCACTATAATGtcacatatgtttttttttgaaaaatatgttgaaaaatggaGGAAAGACAAATATACAATGacatacaagaaaaatattaaaataagaacATACTTATGTACTGCAACAGTTGAAGGTGGTGGTACAGGAGGTATATGAGAAATACTCTCTGGATAAGCAATATTATCTAAATTCTCTGGAACTTTTACAATACTTATAGTTCCCGACAATCCTGAAGCTGTACTCTTTGATGTGCGTTGATCAAatagtttattttgttcttcTGTTCGTTTCAACTCGTTCtcaagttttttctaaaaatagaacATTATAGAGATCAGATTTACTTAAAATATAAgcaacaatatttcaaatacatgctgtttttaaatacattcacatctcaattatttcaatggtttatataatatataataaaatcatagGTATatgcataaagaaaaaaaatcgtttaagGTAATATACAAACTTACTTTTTCTGCTAAATACTGTTGAATATCTGATGTATACTGTTCCAATAGTTGTTGCTTAATTTTTTCAGCTCTTGGTAATATTTCTCTTAAAGTAGCTTGGTTTTTGGCCTTGACATTTACAGCAACACTTGAAAACTGAGGgtgttttctgattttttcgagGAATAAGgtcataaattttaaatacagCACATATGCATTTTCAAGGCTACCTTCTTTATAATACACATTAGCCATTCTAATCATTTCTTGTCCAGAACGATAATacctatataaatatatcaatctTATTGGGAGACATAACGGGGAATTAAATTTTGGTATAGTTTACCTTATAGGAGGGACTCTTGGATCTGCCTCTACCTGATTGCTATAGTCTATAAGTTGTTTTAAACGAACCTGCGGTTCTAATGTATCAAGAATGGTATCTTTGGATTTAATATGAGTCATTTTGATTGGGTCTCAGTATTAATTAGTACTATTCACtgtacaaaataaatgatacaGTTTTGTATACAATGAGTCATATTTGTTATGACTTTTGGATTGACGTTATcttttaaatttgacatttgctTCCAATTTCGCCAActtaaatataataaactaagattagtaattaattttgattaactGACATATTTGAAAGCAATTTCTTGACAGTTTCAAATAACAGTCTTCTCATTTTGTGCTTGTGTATAAACCTATAATAGTTACATTCAGCGGGCGTAGCACTTAAGCGGTGCACAGAAAGAACGCGAACATAACGAGCTCTAGactttcataaatattaaaaatacactCCAAATTTAAAGCTGTACAGAATAAACGCGAACATGAGGTTGGATCGCtagtaaacataaccttaaaagtgcttatatataaagaaatttgacggtgatcaaagattttaaattattttaatgtattgtatACTTCACTGTATGAAATGTGTagagaaatatatacagagcGACATTTGACACGGCGTCGGAGGGTGAGACCCCtcaattttaataagaatatttacAGTTACTTCActacaacatattttaaaataagcaaaatagATCCAGAcgtattttctaaatataaatgaattaatcGGGGTTTATATGATCAACTTTTGAACTTAAGCAGAGACCAACAAAACATTGAATAAGAAAACCTGATTGTTGATTAGATCAGGA is from Diorhabda sublineata isolate icDioSubl1.1 chromosome 1, icDioSubl1.1, whole genome shotgun sequence and encodes:
- the LOC130445446 gene encoding STAM-binding protein-like A isoform X1 — its product is MTHIKSKDTILDTLEPQVRLKQLIDYSNQVEADPRVPPIRLIYLYRYYRSGQEMIRMANVYYKEGSLENAYVLYLKFMTLFLEKIRKHPQFSSVAVNVKAKNQATLREILPRAEKIKQQLLEQYTSDIQQYLAEKKKLENELKRTEEQNKLFDQRTSKSTASGLSGTISIVKVPENLDNIAYPESISHIPPVPPPSTVAVHKGFEVPKIDRTKKPSNIFRYDTNILRPVIVPVQVMTLFQAIAQSNTFKNIETCGVLCGKLEKNELIITHMILPKQKGTSDSCCTTNEEEIFEYQDVHNLITIGWIHTHPTQTAFLSSVDLHTHCPYQLLMPEAIAIVCSPKYNETGIFILTPDYGLKFIANCNQDGFHPHPTDPPLFTEADHVRIENNASVEVLDLRKK
- the LOC130445446 gene encoding STAM-binding protein-like A isoform X2; translated protein: MTHIKSKDTILDTLEPQVRLKQLIDYSNQVEADPRVPPIRYYRSGQEMIRMANVYYKEGSLENAYVLYLKFMTLFLEKIRKHPQFSSVAVNVKAKNQATLREILPRAEKIKQQLLEQYTSDIQQYLAEKKKLENELKRTEEQNKLFDQRTSKSTASGLSGTISIVKVPENLDNIAYPESISHIPPVPPPSTVAVHKGFEVPKIDRTKKPSNIFRYDTNILRPVIVPVQVMTLFQAIAQSNTFKNIETCGVLCGKLEKNELIITHMILPKQKGTSDSCCTTNEEEIFEYQDVHNLITIGWIHTHPTQTAFLSSVDLHTHCPYQLLMPEAIAIVCSPKYNETGIFILTPDYGLKFIANCNQDGFHPHPTDPPLFTEADHVRIENNASVEVLDLRKK